Proteins from a single region of Streptococcus mitis:
- the pepT gene encoding peptidase T, with the protein MTYPNLLDRFLTYVKVNTRSDEHSTTTPSTQSQVDFATNVLIPEMKRVGLQNVYYLPNGFAIGTLPANDPSLTRKIGFISHMDTADFNAEGVNPQVIENYDGGVIELGNSGFKLDPADFKSLEKYPGQTLITTDGTTLLGADDKSGIAEIMTAIEYLTAHPEIKHCEIRVGFGPDEEIGVGANKFDAEDFDVDFAYTVDGGPLGELQYETFSAAGAELHFQGRNVHPGTAKDQMVNALQLAIDFHNQLPENDRPELTEGYQGFYHLMDVTGSVEEARASYIIRDFEKDAFEARKAAMQSITDKMNQELGSDRVTLNLTDQYYNMKEVIEKDMTPITIAKAVMEDLGITPIIEPIRGGTDGSKISFMGIPTPNIFAGGENMHGRFEYVSLQTMERAVDTIIGIVAYKD; encoded by the coding sequence ATGACTTATCCCAATCTCTTGGACCGCTTCTTAACCTACGTTAAGGTCAACACGCGCTCTGATGAACACTCTACTACTACTCCAAGTACGCAGAGTCAGGTTGACTTTGCAACCAATGTTCTTATTCCTGAAATGAAACGTGTTGGATTACAAAATGTTTATTATCTACCAAATGGTTTTGCAATTGGAACCTTGCCAGCCAATGATCCATCTTTAACACGTAAGATTGGCTTTATATCTCACATGGATACTGCTGATTTTAATGCCGAAGGAGTCAATCCACAGGTAATTGAAAACTACGATGGTGGTGTGATTGAACTTGGAAATTCTGGTTTCAAACTCGATCCAGCCGACTTCAAGAGTCTTGAAAAATATCCAGGACAAACACTCATCACAACCGATGGAACAACCTTACTAGGAGCTGATGACAAGTCAGGGATTGCTGAAATTATGACTGCTATTGAATATCTGACTGCCCATCCTGAAATCAAACACTGTGAGATTCGTGTTGGTTTTGGTCCAGATGAGGAAATCGGTGTTGGTGCTAATAAATTTGATGCAGAAGATTTTGATGTTGATTTTGCCTATACTGTAGATGGCGGACCTCTCGGAGAACTTCAGTACGAGACTTTCTCAGCAGCTGGGGCTGAATTGCATTTCCAAGGACGCAATGTCCACCCTGGTACCGCCAAAGATCAGATGGTCAATGCCCTTCAGCTAGCAATTGATTTTCATAATCAACTTCCAGAGAATGACCGACCTGAGTTAACAGAAGGTTACCAAGGCTTCTACCACCTAATGGATGTGACAGGTAGTGTCGAAGAGGCGCGTGCAAGCTACATCATTCGTGATTTTGAAAAAGATGCCTTTGAAGCTCGTAAAGCAGCTATGCAGTCTATCACTGATAAGATGAATCAAGAACTTGGTAGCGACCGTGTCACTCTAAACTTGACAGACCAGTACTACAATATGAAAGAAGTCATTGAAAAAGATATGACTCCAATTACCATTGCTAAAGCCGTTATGGAAGATTTAGGTATCACTCCTATAATCGAACCAATCCGTGGAGGGACAGACGGCTCTAAAATTTCCTTTATGGGAATCCCAACTCCAAATATCTTTGCGGGTGGTGAAAACATGCACGGACGTTTTGAATACGTCAGCCTTCAGACTATGGAACGTGCAGTTGATACCATCATTGGTATCGTAGCTTATAAAGACTAA
- a CDS encoding QueT transporter family protein, translated as MKKLTIRDVADIAIVAAIYVVLTVTPPLNAISYGAYQFRISEMMNFMAFYNPKYIIGVTIGCMIANFFSFGLLDVFVGGGSTLVFLSLGVWLFAKYSKDYLFNGLIRKDHFFFSILFSISMFTIAAELNIVAELPFFLTWFTTGIGEFASLIIGAIIIGKIGRRIDLSK; from the coding sequence ATGAAAAAATTAACTATTCGTGATGTAGCAGACATTGCAATTGTTGCTGCTATCTATGTCGTTTTAACTGTAACACCGCCCCTAAATGCTATTAGCTATGGTGCTTATCAGTTCCGTATTTCAGAAATGATGAACTTTATGGCTTTTTACAATCCTAAGTACATCATCGGAGTTACTATTGGTTGTATGATTGCTAATTTCTTTAGCTTTGGATTGCTAGATGTCTTTGTTGGTGGTGGATCAACCTTGGTCTTCCTCAGTCTAGGTGTTTGGCTTTTTGCAAAATACAGCAAAGACTACCTCTTTAATGGATTAATTCGAAAAGATCATTTCTTCTTTTCAATCCTCTTTTCAATTTCCATGTTTACCATCGCCGCAGAGTTGAATATTGTAGCAGAATTACCATTTTTCCTTACTTGGTTTACAACAGGAATTGGTGAATTTGCCTCATTAATTATTGGAGCGATTATTATCGGTAAAATTGGTCGTCGAATTGATTTAAGCAAATAG
- the mscL gene encoding large conductance mechanosensitive channel protein MscL has protein sequence MLKDLKAFLLRGNVVDLAVGVIIATAFGAIVTSLVNDIITPLILNPALEAAKVQNIAELAWNGVTYGKFLSAVINFLVIGTVLFFVIKGIEKAQSLTKKEEAEEAPAGPTELEVLQEIKALLEKK, from the coding sequence ATGTTAAAAGATCTTAAAGCATTTTTGCTTCGTGGTAACGTTGTTGACCTTGCTGTCGGTGTAATCATTGCTACTGCTTTTGGTGCAATCGTTACATCACTTGTTAACGATATCATCACTCCACTTATTTTGAATCCAGCCTTGGAAGCTGCGAAAGTACAAAACATCGCTGAGCTTGCTTGGAATGGTGTTACATATGGTAAATTCTTGAGTGCTGTTATCAACTTCCTAGTTATCGGTACTGTTCTCTTCTTCGTTATCAAAGGTATTGAAAAAGCTCAAAGCCTTACTAAGAAAGAAGAAGCTGAAGAAGCTCCAGCTGGTCCAACTGAGTTGGAAGTACTTCAGGAAATCAAAGCTCTTCTTGAGAAAAAATAA
- a CDS encoding aspartate-semialdehyde dehydrogenase, translating into MGYTVAVVGATGAVGAQMIKMLEESTLPIDKIRLLASARSAGKTLKFKDQDITIEETTETAFEGVDIALFSAGGSTSAKYAPYAVKAGAVVVDNTSYFRQNPDVPLVVPEVNAHALDAHNGIIACPNCSTIQMMVALEPVRQKWGLDRIIVSTYQAVSGAGMGAILETQRELREVLNDGVNPRDLHAEILPSGGDKKHYPIAFNALPQIDVFTDNDYTYEEMKMTKETKKIMEDDSIAVSATCVRIPVLSAHSESVYIETKEVAPIEEVKVAIAAFPGAVLEDDVAHQIYPQAINAVGSRDTFVGRIRKDLDAEKGIHMWVVSDNLLKGAAWNSVQIAETLHERGLVRPTAELKFELK; encoded by the coding sequence ATGGGATATACAGTTGCTGTAGTCGGCGCGACAGGTGCTGTCGGAGCTCAGATGATAAAAATGTTGGAAGAATCAACACTTCCAATCGATAAAATTCGTTTACTTGCTTCTGCACGTTCAGCAGGCAAGACTTTGAAATTTAAAGATCAAGATATTACGATTGAAGAAACGACTGAAACAGCTTTTGAAGGAGTTGATATTGCTCTCTTTTCAGCAGGTGGTTCTACATCAGCTAAATATGCACCATACGCAGTTAAAGCTGGAGCGGTAGTAGTAGATAATACATCTTACTTCCGTCAAAATCCAGATGTTCCTTTGGTTGTTCCAGAGGTCAATGCTCATGCACTTGATGCCCACAACGGTATCATTGCCTGCCCTAACTGTTCAACAATCCAAATGATGGTGGCTCTTGAGCCAGTTCGCCAAAAATGGGGCTTGGACCGTATCATTGTTTCAACTTACCAAGCAGTTTCAGGTGCTGGTATGGGAGCAATTCTTGAGACACAACGTGAACTTCGTGAAGTCTTGAATGATGGAGTGAATCCACGTGATTTACATGCCGAAATCTTGCCTTCAGGTGGTGACAAGAAACACTATCCTATTGCCTTCAATGCTCTTCCACAAATTGATGTCTTCACTGACAATGATTACACTTACGAAGAGATGAAGATGACTAAGGAAACTAAGAAAATTATGGAAGATGACAGCATTGCAGTATCTGCAACATGTGTGCGTATTCCAGTCTTGTCAGCTCACTCTGAGTCAGTTTACATCGAAACAAAAGAAGTGGCTCCAATCGAAGAAGTGAAAGTAGCTATCGCAGCCTTCCCAGGTGCTGTTCTTGAAGATGATGTAGCTCATCAAATCTATCCACAAGCCATCAATGCAGTTGGTTCACGTGATACCTTTGTTGGTCGTATCCGTAAAGACTTGGATGCTGAAAAAGGAATCCACATGTGGGTTGTTTCAGATAACCTGCTCAAAGGTGCTGCTTGGAACTCAGTTCAGATTGCAGAAACTCTTCACGAACGTGGATTGGTTCGTCCAACGGCCGAATTGAAATTTGAATTAAAATAG
- the mnmE gene encoding tRNA uridine-5-carboxymethylaminomethyl(34) synthesis GTPase MnmE yields MITREFDTIAAISTPLGEGAIGIVRLSGTESFAIAQKIFKGKDLRQVASHTLNYGHIIDPLTGKVMDEVMVGAMKSPKTFTREDIIEINTHGGIAVTNEILQLAIREGARLAEPGEFTKRAFLNGRVDLTQAEAVMDIIRAKTDKAMNIAVKQLDGSLSDLINNTRQEILNTLAQVEVNIDYPEYDDVEEATTAVVREKTMEFEQLLTNLLRTARRGKILREGISTAIIGRPNVGKSSLLNNLLREDKAIVTDIAGTTRDVIEEYVNINGVPLKLIDTAGIRETDDIVEQIGVERSKKALKEADLVLLVLNASEPLTAQDRQLLEISQDTNLIILLNKTDLPEAIEASELPEDVIRISVLKNQNIDKIEERINNLFFENAGLVEQDATYLSNARHISLIEKAVESLQAVNEGLELGMPVDLLQVDLTRTWEILGEITGDAAPDELITQLFSQFCLGK; encoded by the coding sequence ATGATTACACGTGAATTTGATACCATCGCTGCTATATCTACTCCACTAGGTGAAGGAGCTATCGGTATTGTCCGCCTGAGCGGAACAGAAAGTTTTGCTATTGCGCAAAAGATTTTTAAAGGGAAAGACTTGAGACAGGTTGCTAGCCACACTCTCAACTACGGTCACATTATTGATCCTCTGACTGGTAAAGTCATGGACGAGGTTATGGTTGGAGCTATGAAGTCTCCAAAGACCTTCACTCGTGAGGATATTATCGAGATTAACACTCACGGTGGGATTGCGGTGACCAATGAGATTCTCCAACTAGCTATCCGTGAAGGAGCTCGATTGGCTGAACCTGGTGAATTTACCAAACGTGCCTTCCTAAATGGACGTGTGGACTTGACTCAGGCTGAGGCGGTGATGGATATCATCCGCGCCAAGACAGACAAGGCCATGAACATTGCGGTCAAACAACTTGATGGTTCCCTTTCTGACCTGATTAATAATACCCGTCAAGAAATCCTCAATACACTTGCCCAAGTTGAGGTCAATATCGACTATCCTGAATATGATGATGTTGAAGAAGCGACTACTGCTGTTGTTCGTGAGAAGACTATGGAGTTTGAGCAATTGCTAACTAATCTCCTTAGAACAGCACGTCGTGGTAAAATCCTTCGTGAAGGAATTTCCACTGCTATCATCGGCCGTCCCAACGTTGGGAAATCAAGCCTTCTCAACAACCTCTTGCGTGAGGACAAGGCTATCGTTACAGATATTGCTGGTACTACTCGAGATGTCATTGAAGAATACGTCAACATCAATGGTGTTCCTCTCAAATTGATTGATACAGCTGGTATCCGTGAAACGGATGATATCGTTGAACAAATTGGAGTTGAGCGTTCAAAAAAAGCACTTAAGGAAGCTGACTTAGTTTTACTAGTGCTAAATGCTAGTGAACCACTGACTGCTCAAGACAGACAACTTCTTGAAATTAGCCAAGATACAAACCTTATTATTCTTCTTAATAAAACTGATCTTCCTGAAGCAATTGAAGCTTCAGAACTCCCTGAAGACGTTATTCGTATCTCAGTCCTTAAAAACCAAAACATCGATAAGATTGAAGAGAGAATCAACAACCTCTTCTTTGAAAATGCTGGTTTGGTTGAGCAAGATGCTACTTACTTGTCAAACGCCCGTCATATTTCCTTGATTGAGAAGGCTGTTGAAAGCCTACAGGCTGTTAATGAAGGGCTGGAACTAGGTATGCCAGTTGACTTGCTTCAAGTTGACTTGACCCGTACTTGGGAAATTCTCGGAGAAATTACTGGAGATGCTGCTCCAGATGAACTCATCACCCAACTCTTTAGCCAATTCTGTTTAGGAAAATAA
- a CDS encoding pneumococcal-type histidine triad protein — MKINKKKLAAGAAVVLSLSLCIYALNQHQTGENKDTNRVSYVDGKQDTQKTETQTPDQVSKKEDIQAEQIVVKITDQGYVTSHGDHFHYYNGKVPFDAIFSEELLMKDANYQLKDADIVNEVKGGYIIKVDGKYYVYLKDVAHADNVRSKDEIERQKQGHTHDAPTSNSAVALAQSQGRYTTDDGYIFNASDIIEDTGDAYIVPHEGHYHYIPKSSLSASELAAAQAYLSGTRNQPSVTDYRPSTNGTGQTTKPIQQAEIPSNKAESLQSLLQQLYALPSTQRYAESDGLTFDPAKILSRTPSGVAIPHGNHYHFIPYTKLSALEEKIARMIPLTSDSVKPTPLENPSKPAEKPTQQNHHHEKDGDHGSQAPKHEEHGHDAHHDEDHDHGFDANRVISEDEQGFIMTHGDHNHYFFKKDLTADQIKAAQDHLKGKKPSVPSPAHDDEHDNDNHGHKHDEDHDHGFDANSVISEDAAGFVMSHGDHNHYFFKKDLTSEQIKAAQDHLRGKATVTPSPAHDDEHDNDNHGHKHDEDHDHGFDANRVISEDAAGFVMTHGDHNHYFFKKDLTADQIKAAQDHLRGKTTVIPSPAHDDEHDNDNHGHKHDEDHDHGFDANRVIGEDEQGFVMSHGDHNHYFFKKDLTADQIKAAQDHLKTHHDTEPVKPLAKTVESFSRDASDEEKIAYISKTYGVPLEAIRISNGFFVFGNPDQAYDPTHIHPYAVRKEHVRLPLQTGNPELDFLNELYTTALRDGVSPYSLQVENGSFVIPHGDHNHYIKVQTKGYEVALKNKIPALQSNYQPGAFDEKAVLAKVDQLLAESRSIYKDKPIAQRQIELALGQFTENMKKLATNSTAGYLATLDLFDKQYIHIDESVKPVETSALDKKYQALIDKINTLDTDTYGLPKKDLLVRLQEAKLAKDEAGLAAVESQLQALQDFNDRTGVTTVEYIKYFYEHVNDGRLNDELRNKVAQLTWTLYQSQSFLKAAELNKLFPSIYQAKQEVEEALKAQPTTAKSSQTVLDTEKVDNQSAKTAIYAFLKELYGDFMLEEHVNHVSKEQVESLLSKATQLLEQIQEEGIRQSLAEEVENLKAATNKADADLDEVNSQVKDVLTRIASALQQEKENAEQDPQTLVLYQKLYDILMSLHAYLENNKGSDADFDKVDALLDQLSAKSKDKAALLELTKAILVLNQEIKSKSNASEEASPATNAESNDDKTSTKTETSVATESNSETARDENKPSNTTDSKPAEPVSEKETTESTTSTGNQEKPAE; from the coding sequence CACGGTGATCATTTCCATTATTATAATGGGAAAGTTCCTTTTGATGCGATTTTCAGTGAAGAACTTTTGATGAAAGATGCCAATTATCAACTTAAAGACGCTGATATTGTTAACGAAGTCAAAGGTGGTTACATTATCAAGGTGGATGGTAAGTATTATGTTTACCTTAAGGATGTGGCACATGCGGATAACGTTCGTTCGAAGGACGAAATTGAACGCCAAAAACAAGGTCATACTCACGATGCACCAACATCTAATAGTGCAGTGGCGCTTGCTCAATCTCAAGGTCGCTATACTACTGATGATGGCTACATCTTTAATGCATCTGATATTATAGAGGATACTGGTGATGCTTATATCGTTCCTCACGAAGGACATTACCACTACATTCCAAAGAGTTCCTTGTCTGCTAGTGAATTGGCTGCAGCACAAGCTTACCTCTCTGGAACTAGAAATCAGCCTAGTGTGACTGACTATCGTCCAAGTACAAATGGGACTGGTCAAACTACCAAGCCTATTCAACAGGCTGAAATACCAAGTAATAAAGCCGAGAGTCTTCAAAGTCTATTACAGCAGCTCTATGCTCTTCCAAGTACTCAACGATATGCTGAATCGGATGGTTTGACTTTTGATCCTGCTAAGATTTTAAGCAGGACACCGAGTGGTGTAGCGATTCCTCATGGAAATCACTATCATTTCATTCCCTATACAAAGCTTTCTGCATTAGAAGAAAAGATTGCGAGAATGATTCCTCTAACTAGTGACAGTGTGAAACCAACACCATTGGAGAATCCAAGCAAACCAGCAGAAAAACCTACTCAGCAAAACCATCATCATGAGAAAGACGGTGACCATGGAAGTCAGGCCCCTAAGCATGAAGAACATGGACATGACGCTCATCATGATGAAGACCATGATCATGGTTTTGATGCCAATCGTGTCATCAGTGAGGATGAGCAAGGCTTTATCATGACCCATGGTGACCACAATCATTATTTCTTTAAGAAAGATTTGACAGCAGACCAAATTAAGGCTGCTCAAGATCATCTGAAAGGTAAAAAACCATCAGTACCGAGTCCAGCCCATGATGATGAACACGATAACGATAATCATGGCCACAAACATGATGAAGACCATGATCACGGTTTTGATGCCAATAGCGTCATCAGTGAAGATGCGGCAGGCTTTGTCATGAGTCACGGAGACCATAATCATTACTTCTTCAAGAAGGATCTAACATCAGAACAAATCAAGGCCGCGCAGGATCATTTGAGAGGTAAAGCGACAGTAACACCTAGCCCAGCCCATGATGATGAACACGATAACGATAATCATGGCCACAAACATGATGAAGACCATGATCACGGTTTTGATGCCAATCGTGTCATCAGTGAAGATGCGGCAGGCTTTGTCATGACTCACGGAGACCATAATCATTACTTCTTCAAGAAAGATTTGACAGCTGACCAAATTAAGGCCGCACAGGATCATTTGAGAGGTAAAACGACAGTAATACCTAGCCCAGCCCATGATGATGAACACGATAACGATAATCATGGCCACAAACATGATGAAGACCATGATCACGGTTTTGATGCCAATCGTGTCATCGGCGAGGATGAGCAAGGCTTTGTTATGAGTCACGGCGACCACAATCATTACTTCTTCAAGAAGGATTTGACAGCAGATCAAATTAAGGCGGCTCAGGACCACTTGAAAACCCATCATGATACAGAGCCTGTAAAACCTCTTGCTAAAACGGTAGAGTCTTTCTCAAGAGATGCTAGCGATGAAGAAAAAATTGCTTACATTTCTAAGACCTACGGTGTTCCACTTGAAGCGATTAGAATTTCAAACGGATTCTTTGTCTTTGGAAATCCTGACCAAGCCTACGATCCAACTCATATCCATCCCTATGCTGTTCGTAAGGAACATGTTCGTTTGCCACTCCAAACTGGAAATCCAGAACTTGATTTCCTAAATGAACTCTATACCACTGCCTTACGTGATGGTGTGTCTCCTTATAGCTTACAGGTAGAAAATGGTAGTTTTGTGATTCCTCATGGTGACCACAATCACTACATCAAGGTTCAAACAAAGGGATATGAAGTGGCTTTGAAAAACAAGATTCCAGCTCTCCAATCCAACTATCAACCTGGAGCTTTTGATGAGAAGGCAGTCTTGGCAAAAGTAGATCAACTTCTAGCTGAAAGCAGAAGCATCTACAAAGATAAACCTATTGCACAAAGACAGATTGAGTTAGCCTTAGGTCAGTTTACTGAAAACATGAAGAAATTGGCAACTAATTCTACAGCAGGTTATCTTGCAACACTTGATCTCTTTGATAAGCAATATATCCATATCGATGAAAGTGTCAAACCTGTTGAAACAAGTGCTTTAGATAAGAAATATCAGGCCTTGATTGATAAAATCAACACACTGGATACAGACACTTATGGACTTCCTAAGAAAGACCTACTCGTTCGACTCCAAGAAGCTAAGTTAGCTAAAGATGAGGCTGGTTTAGCAGCGGTTGAATCACAACTTCAAGCTCTTCAAGACTTTAATGATCGAACAGGTGTTACAACTGTAGAATACATCAAGTATTTCTACGAACACGTAAATGACGGTCGTTTAAATGATGAACTTCGAAACAAAGTGGCTCAGTTGACTTGGACCTTGTATCAATCTCAATCCTTCCTGAAGGCAGCAGAATTGAACAAATTATTCCCAAGTATCTATCAAGCAAAACAAGAAGTGGAAGAAGCTTTGAAAGCTCAACCAACTACTGCTAAATCAAGTCAGACAGTTCTAGATACTGAAAAAGTAGATAACCAAAGTGCTAAGACAGCTATTTATGCCTTCTTGAAAGAATTGTACGGAGACTTTATGCTTGAAGAGCATGTCAATCATGTTAGCAAGGAACAAGTAGAAAGTCTCTTGAGCAAGGCAACTCAACTTTTGGAACAAATCCAAGAAGAAGGAATCAGACAATCCTTGGCAGAAGAAGTAGAAAATCTCAAAGCTGCCACAAACAAGGCTGATGCAGACTTGGATGAAGTAAACAGCCAGGTAAAAGATGTCTTGACTCGTATCGCTAGCGCCCTTCAACAAGAGAAGGAAAATGCAGAGCAAGATCCTCAGACACTTGTACTCTATCAAAAACTCTACGATATTCTTATGTCGCTTCACGCATACTTAGAAAACAATAAGGGTTCTGATGCCGACTTTGATAAGGTGGATGCATTACTAGATCAACTTTCTGCTAAGAGTAAGGATAAAGCCGCTTTACTTGAATTGACAAAAGCTATCCTAGTCTTGAATCAAGAAATCAAGTCAAAATCAAACGCGAGTGAAGAAGCAAGTCCAGCGACAAATGCTGAGTCAAATGATGATAAGACAAGTACCAAAACTGAAACATCAGTAGCTACAGAATCTAACAGTGAAACTGCAAGGGACGAAAACAAACCAAGCAACACAACCGATTCTAAACCTGCTGAACCAGTTTCAGAAAAGGAAACAACAGAATCTACAACAAGTACTGGAAATCAAGAAAAACCTGCTGAATAA
- the hemH gene encoding ferrochelatase yields MKKAILMMTFGSPEEITFEGVADFFTNIRRGVRPQDHEIQTLYDNYVLIGGTPLQKITREEVALVEARLGNEYSVYFANKFSRPFIPDVIGQMEADGIEQCICLILEPHYSFYSVMGYEKFLESKQIQFLVIKDWYQEEALLNYWADEIDKILKEEVKQDSFKVIFSAHSVPIFALDFGDPYIDQIFENSKLVAEKLGLSSEQYTNTWQSESDIGIPWIKPDVLEYLREQKEHPDHYIFVPISFISEHIEVLFDNDVECYDLCQEFGVNYHRPPMPNTDSRLIDALVNTVRANEHQEFKEFLPEEETFDELVPSDETKNILAESEDLQMPEFVKKLIEKKGRENVKMPYLIKKMLEKAGKLTKE; encoded by the coding sequence ATGAAAAAAGCAATTTTAATGATGACTTTCGGTTCGCCAGAAGAGATTACCTTTGAAGGTGTGGCTGATTTTTTCACAAATATTCGTCGTGGAGTGAGACCTCAAGACCACGAGATTCAAACTCTCTATGATAATTATGTACTAATTGGAGGGACGCCTCTGCAAAAAATTACTCGAGAAGAGGTTGCCTTGGTAGAAGCTAGGTTGGGGAATGAGTATAGTGTTTATTTTGCTAATAAGTTTTCCAGACCTTTTATTCCAGATGTGATTGGTCAGATGGAAGCAGACGGCATTGAACAGTGTATTTGCCTGATTTTGGAGCCCCATTATTCTTTTTACTCTGTCATGGGATACGAGAAATTTTTAGAAAGCAAACAAATTCAATTTTTAGTTATCAAGGACTGGTATCAAGAAGAAGCGCTCTTAAACTATTGGGCAGATGAAATTGATAAGATTTTAAAAGAAGAAGTAAAGCAGGATAGCTTTAAAGTCATCTTTTCAGCTCATAGTGTACCAATTTTTGCCTTGGATTTTGGAGACCCTTATATCGACCAAATTTTTGAAAATAGCAAGCTAGTCGCTGAAAAGCTGGGTTTGAGTTCCGAGCAATATACTAACACTTGGCAAAGTGAAAGTGATATCGGGATTCCATGGATTAAGCCAGATGTCTTGGAGTATCTTAGAGAGCAGAAAGAACATCCAGACCATTATATTTTCGTACCTATTAGTTTTATCAGTGAGCACATTGAAGTCTTGTTTGACAACGATGTGGAATGTTATGACTTGTGTCAGGAATTTGGGGTGAACTATCATCGTCCACCAATGCCAAATACAGATTCTCGTTTGATTGATGCCTTGGTCAATACAGTCAGAGCCAATGAACATCAAGAATTTAAGGAATTTCTCCCAGAAGAAGAAACCTTTGATGAGTTAGTTCCTTCAGATGAGACTAAAAATATTTTGGCCGAATCTGAAGATTTACAAATGCCGGAATTTGTGAAAAAACTGATTGAGAAAAAAGGTCGGGAAAATGTTAAGATGCCTTATCTTATTAAGAAAATGCTTGAAAAAGCAGGCAAGTTAACTAAAGAGTAA
- a CDS encoding GtrA family protein has product MKKHIQSLFENELLAYLFFGIATTLVSILSRLFIYQLTHRELLATGLANVIGILFAFITNDTIVFKQDRQNWPNRLVKFTLARLSTFLLDLFLTFLFVTQFPNIIGQFVNYNINEVNSIETVIAQFLIIILNYIFSKVFIFKK; this is encoded by the coding sequence ATGAAAAAACACATTCAAAGTCTCTTCGAGAATGAGCTCTTAGCCTATCTCTTTTTTGGAATAGCAACTACTCTTGTCTCCATTCTATCTAGATTATTCATTTATCAACTAACTCATAGAGAACTGCTTGCTACTGGACTAGCAAATGTTATCGGTATCCTGTTTGCATTTATTACAAATGATACAATCGTATTTAAACAAGATAGGCAGAATTGGCCAAACCGTTTAGTGAAATTTACTCTGGCACGTCTTTCTACTTTTCTTTTAGACTTGTTTTTAACTTTTCTCTTTGTAACTCAGTTTCCTAATATTATCGGGCAATTTGTAAATTATAATATTAATGAGGTGAATAGTATTGAAACAGTTATTGCACAATTCTTAATAATTATCCTCAATTACATTTTTAGTAAGGTATTTATTTTTAAAAAATAA
- the dapA gene encoding 4-hydroxy-tetrahydrodipicolinate synthase, producing the protein MSYQDLKECKIITAFITPFHEDGSINFDAIPALIEHLLAHHTDGILLAGTTAESPTLTHDEELELFAAVQKVVNGRVPLIAGVGTNDTRDSIEFVKEVAEFGGFAAGLAIVPYYNKPSQEGMYQHFKAIADASDLPIIIYNIPGRVVVELTPETMLRLADHPNIIGVKECTSLANMAYLIEHKPEEFLIYTGEDGDAFHAMNLGADGVISVASHTNGDEMHEMFTAIEESDMKKAAAIQRKFIPKVNALFSYPSPAPVKAVLNYMGFEAGPTRLPLVPAPEEDAKRIIKVVVDGDYEATKATVTGVLRPDY; encoded by the coding sequence ATGTCTTATCAAGATTTAAAAGAGTGTAAAATCATCACAGCCTTTATTACTCCCTTCCACGAGGATGGTTCCATCAACTTTGATGCCATTCCAGCCTTGATTGAGCATTTGTTGGCGCATCATACGGATGGAATTCTTCTCGCAGGGACCACTGCTGAGAGTCCAACCTTAACCCACGATGAAGAGTTGGAACTGTTTGCAGCTGTACAGAAAGTTGTCAATGGGCGTGTTCCTTTGATTGCGGGTGTGGGTACCAATGATACGCGTGACTCTATCGAGTTTGTCAAAGAAGTAGCAGAGTTTGGTGGTTTCGCAGCTGGGCTTGCTATTGTTCCTTACTACAACAAACCTTCTCAAGAAGGGATGTATCAGCACTTTAAAGCTATTGCAGATGCTTCTGACTTACCTATTATTATCTATAATATTCCAGGGCGTGTGGTTGTCGAATTGACTCCAGAAACCATGCTTCGTTTGGCTGACCATCCAAATATCATCGGTGTCAAAGAATGTACTAGCTTGGCAAATATGGCTTACTTGATTGAGCATAAGCCAGAGGAGTTTTTGATTTATACAGGTGAGGATGGAGATGCTTTCCATGCCATGAACCTTGGTGCGGATGGGGTTATTTCTGTTGCCTCCCATACAAATGGGGATGAAATGCACGAGATGTTTACGGCCATTGAAGAAAGCGATATGAAGAAAGCAGCAGCAATTCAGCGTAAGTTCATTCCTAAGGTTAATGCCCTCTTCTCTTACCCAAGTCCTGCCCCAGTCAAGGCCGTTCTTAACTACATGGGATTTGAAGCTGGACCAACTCGTCTACCTCTTGTTCCAGCACCAGAAGAAGATGCCAAACGCATTATTAAGGTTGTTGTAGATGGCGACTACGAAGCAACTAAGGCAACTGTAACAGGTGTCTTAAGACCAGATTACTAA